GCTCCCTCAAGTGGAAAGCTTCAAGACGCATGCTCAGCGATGGAAAGCCGGGCTTCAGCTGCAAAAAGATAAGGACAAAGGGGAACGCACTTTGTCGATTCGTCCTGAGGATGGATATCCGAAATTGCAAAGCATCACGCTCGATACGCAAGGAAACATTCTGCGGCAGGTGATCGATTCTGGCAGTTCCATCAATCAGGTTTTCTGGGCCGGGTATCACAAGGTGGGGCTGTATGAGTTGCCCACGATCCAGTTGCGAATGTGCCTGTTTCGCAATAACAGTGACGGATCGTTCAACCACGGACGCCTGGAACTGATTCGTCTGAAAGAAGCCGAGGCGAAGCACATCTCCCTGAAAGAGAAAGACTTTGCGGTGTCGGCCTCGAAAGGAGCCCTGATCCAGCTTTTCGAACCAGGCCAACAGGAAAAACGAATCGTCCTTCCGCTAGATGTGCCTGACTTGATGAGCAAGATTGACTCGCTGGAAACGTTACAAGCCTCCAGCGATTAACCCTAGTCCCAGCTTTCAAGTTGTTCCCGGAATTCCAGTTACTTGCTTTCCAGTTCCGAGATCTCGTAGGCTAGTTCGGTGAAACGGGGTATGAATCTTCCGACCCTTCATTTTTCCTCTAGCGGATACTTGACTGGTTGATCTAGATGGAAAACCAAGAGCATTTCAGCGAGCAAGAGCTGGATGAGTACCATCTCTTGGTCTGTAAGGCGTTACGCTACAAGGGCCCTTCGAATGCCTTGAGTTCGGAGGTCGAATCTGAGTACCCCGCTATGCATGCGTTCCTAAGGGAAGTGCGAAATGATTCGCAACGGCCTACGTTTCTGATGGAGTCGGTTTGGGATGACGGTAGTCCGTTGCCAATCCTAAGCAATGAAGAGTTCTTGATCATACTTCCCGATTTGGTTGCAGGCGGTCTTCGAAACGCATCCGACTCGATCGTTTTAATGACTGTTGTAAACCGATTTGTCGAAATCTCCGAACGCAGCCACGATTGGTTAATCGTTCGAACGGGGCTTACGGATAGTTTCTTGGACCGACTGCGGAAAGGACTACTGCAGATGATAGACCATGCCTGGGACGGACGTCGCCTGAGCAAACGCGCGGATAGCGTGAATTCGGCCTTTGGCTAGGTCGGAGGCAGGGCTCTTTTCTCGGACTTGATGGAATAGAAACGTTTGCGATGCCGCCACTGTGGAAGTAAGTTACTCGTTCGACGATGGCCGGCCAGAGCGAACTCGCAAATTCGTAGTTACTGGCGCCGACTTTGGCAAATCATTTGCCCCATCGACATGGACACTTGCCGGCCTGGAAATGCCTCAGGGGACCCCTGTATCCGATCTACGATTAAAGCAGCGGCTGGGTGGCACTGCTAATCCAGTCATTTGTCAAGCTTCAGGGTGTGCCACTGCTGCCCTCAGCAGTGTGAACCTGCCAATCGGCCCATCAACTGTTTTCCTTCTGAACTCCGAAACCGTTCAACCAACTTGGATCCGGTAGTGTCAATCTCGGCCATTCTGGCCTTGTGGTTCTCTCTTCGTAGAACTTGGCACTGGACCATTTCCAATCGGTTGAATGTCGGCAAAGTCCTCGTTTGACAGGATTGTTATGAATGTACTCGATGCTGGCGGCAATGGCTTCGGGGCTGTACAGGTTTCGGTCGAAGCCGCCTCCCTCTTGCCAGAATCGGAAGGTCTGTTGGCCTGGGCGCTGTTGGATGGTTAACTTCGCTAGGAGTGGGGACTGGTGTTGGAGCAGTAGTTGCTTGATCTCTACCGACGACTGCCGTTTGGTCCAGGCCAGTAGCTTGCTGACGGTTGCCGAGGATTCGGTCGGGCCAACCAGCAAGTGAACATGCTCAGGCATGAACACGAATGCAAACAAGTGAAACCCAGCCAATTCGCTGCCGGAATCGAGTTTTGCCGCCACGATCCTTCGCCAGGGATCACTCGTCAGCAAAGGAAGCCGGCGATAGGTGGAAAAGGTCAACTCATGCAGGTGACCTGTCCCTTCGTAGTGCTTGACCTGTTTCCGATGGGCGGATGAACGTTTCATGAGTTCATCGTAACGAGTCGGAAGAGGGAAGAGAATGT
This genomic interval from Bremerella sp. JC817 contains the following:
- a CDS encoding transposase is translated as MKRSSAHRKQVKHYEGTGHLHELTFSTYRRLPLLTSDPWRRIVAAKLDSGSELAGFHLFAFVFMPEHVHLLVGPTESSATVSKLLAWTKRQSSVEIKQLLLQHQSPLLAKLTIQQRPGQQTFRFWQEGGGFDRNLYSPEAIAASIEYIHNNPVKRGLCRHSTDWKWSSAKFYEERTTRPEWPRLTLPDPSWLNGFGVQKENS